From the genome of Acomys russatus chromosome 27, mAcoRus1.1, whole genome shotgun sequence, one region includes:
- the LOC127210274 gene encoding beta-defensin 14-like, with protein sequence MRLHYLLFAFFLLFLVPAPGDGFILKGLQKFFCRVRGGRCAVLNCLAKEEQIGQCSNKGRKCCRRKKK encoded by the exons ATGAGGCTCCATTATCTGCTGTTTgcattcttcttgttgttcttggtgCCTGCTCCGG GGGATGGATTCATCCTAAAGGGCCTCCAAAAATTCTTCTGCCGAGTAAGAGGTGGCCGATGTGCTGTGCTTAACTGCCTTGCCAAGGAGGAGCAAATAGGTCAATGTTCTAACAAAGGTCGTAAATGCTGCCGCCGAAAGAAGAAGTAG